GTTGAGGAATCGCCGATGGTGAGGACTAGAGTTGATTTTCCTTTGACTTCCGCCGTCTGAGTGATCAGAAGATGCAGTGTGCAGACTAGAGACGGATGGAGATCCTGGGTTTGTGGAATAAATGGTGAAGGTGGAAGAGGACAAACTGTTTCTGCTTGACAAGGTGCTCAACAGGACAGAGTTTGAAACTGTCGGTTGGTTGTGATGATGTTCCTCCGACGGACCTGTCGTTACTGAATTGTCTTCAGTCTTACGTTCTGTGCACATCCTCTTGCTCAAATATTGGGATTCCTGGTTTGATAAAGACTTGTCAGGTGGTTTCTTGATAGGATGTGGTGCTATGCGAGGGTAAGACTTAAGAATAGGAAGGTAggtgttgtttattttatttcccgTGACTCTCGAATTTTGGGACTTGAAAGGCTTGATAAGATGAATCGATGCTGGCACAAAGTTTGACTGATCCGGGCTGATCATATGTGGAGAAACAACATGGTTGCTTATCCTCATGCTGTTATTTACATGCAACTGACTTCTTTTCAGGGTTGTGGCTGGCTGTTGGGTGaaagaacagagaaaagaagaaagcagCTATATCATTCAGGAATAAACATGGCACGTAGCTTCTTAAAAGATGTTTAAGAAGCTACGTGTTGTAAGAAGGCTGTACCAAACTGTGGTTCAAAgaacaactgaaaacattttcacagataGGTTGAACTTGAATTGATagactttaaaacaaactcttgaTCTCAAACACAGCTTCCTATTTTTGTTCCTAcaggttttaatttatttctatgttttccATTTGAGTATCTGCAACTAAACTTCTTTGCTAGTGTAATTACCTTGATGATGTAGATGGGTTGGTGAACCAGTTTGGTTGACATGACAGCAGGATTTCCAGTATTTCTGCCACCATGTACTTTAGATTGACCAGTTTGTGGAGCCTCTGCATGTTCTACCAATCTCAGCTGGCTTTTGGTGCTCCTCTGGACCTCAATATCTGTCTGCTGCCAGTCGGAACCGTCTGGGAATCAGAGAACACAAAATGAAGTAACAGCGTTCAAATCTTTGTCAGGCGTCTTggaaaaaacccctcaaaacTTCTGCATTTGATAAAATGCCCAGTTGTAACAAATTATATTACGAATCTGTTTTCACAATCAATTAAGtgatttgtatagcacatttcagcaacacggCAGTTCAAAGAGCTTCACATcgtgaaaaaataaaaggacaTCAAAAACATTATAGTCAACAATTGAATATGTTGGACAATGTTCCACGTATTACGGTTCAAACTCAACTCTAAACAGGtaggtttttagtctagatttaaaggcactcagtgtttcagctgttttgcagtttttggttctggttctggggatgcagagcagaccaaaACTAGAAGACTTGAGAGATCTGgagggttgatacaacaacagcagatctttaatgtattgtgttgctaagccattcagtgatttataaactaacaacaatatttaaaatctattcTTTGGGTTACAGGGAGCTTGTGTAAGGATTTTAGATCTCAGTTTGAAGTTTGGAAAAGcttataaatgataaaataagtCTTAGCTTTGATTAATGTATTAATCTTTGAATGTGAATTTGGCTTTTAATTCTGTTCAATAATTGAATCTACTTTATGATTGGATGTCTAATGTGATAGGCTAAGCAAGGGTTTTAAGAtgcagaaaagaggaaaaacttttGGATGACTAAGACTTGTGCTATATATGTTTATTTGGAGTATAATTCCTGCAATATTAGCATGTTGTTTTCCTTGGTATCATATAGCTCCAAATACAAGATGCCCGATAGACAAAATTTGAACCAACAACCTTCCACTCTGAGTTATCTTCTGGCCAGAACGTCTGTTTTGTTGAGATTTCCTGTAGATGTAGCCTACAGGAAAACATCTTTAACACAGTTTTTTGATATATTGTGAGGTTggcatatttttgtacattaatGTAGTTTTACATAGCTTTTTAGGCTACATGCACACATTTACCGCAAACACTTTAACTCACCAGAATACCCGGAGTCTttttctgagctgcagctggagccTCTTCTGTTAGAATCAACTGCATGCTTCAGGTCACGTATTGCCAGCAAGGTATTGCTGTTGCTCTTATCTTTCGCATTCTTGCTTGATGGTGCACAGGGACCATTTTCCCTGAAACAAAGCTGCTCTTTCGGCATGACGGcccttaaaaaaaatgtggtatTTACTTcaagataaaaacagtttggtGAAAGGTTACTTGCAATAGTATTAATATCACTGGAACTTAACCAAGTTTACCATGTTGAAACCGCAAGCTTTTATGCActttattgaaattttaaataatagacCTAAGCAGTGACTAGAACTGAAGTGAATGGAAGAGAAAAGAtcaatttttagtttttgtattcAGGTGCCTTTACTCTGTCAATGTCCAGTGGAAATAACTGCTTTGGGAAGTTACATAAGTAGTAATTAGAATAATTTCAGTATATCTGTTCTATGAAGACCTCtaaggtttgtaaaaaaatagtTATGAAGAAATAGCATCAGGAAGACTAAgggacacaaaaaaacaagttgagGTTAAATCTGTAGAGGCTTAAAGCTGTATCAATATCTCATGAAGAACTATTCAATCTATTATCTCAAAAGACATTATAGCACAGCTTCAAaggtaaaaaagaaagcaggGTTGTCTGTAAGGCGCTGGACAAGGGAGGCATTACTCAGTCGTTGTCCTCCTGTTTTAATCTGATGaatacagtttttcttttttttttaaacatgcatttttttattactttcattCATAGCTACAGTGATGTTGAGGGTGTAACAGGTCTAAACAGAGAACAGCTTTTCTAAAGTTTCGACAATTACTTCCCTGTGGAACTGAAAgctattaatttaattttaactttaaaattaaattaatagcTTTCCgtttaattttaacttttaaaattaaattaatagcTTTCAGTTCCACAGGAAAGTAGtacaaaaacaactgaatttaaTCCTCTAACAATTGGACATGACCTGGTATCTTCCTATTATCTACCGGTGTCGaaatacacaacaaaaatcTAATATAATAATCAGCTGTGCATATATTCCATCTTTACCTGTCACATGGGATTTAGAGCATTAAAATGAGCCGTTTAATTTATCGAAGCTTTCTCCACTCGTGTTTACGACATAAGCAGCGGCGGTGGTTCCGTGAATGCACCACACCGCTCCTTCCTGCCCCTGTTGTGTTATGTAACATTCAACTTTAAGACCAGCCCTCTGTGAGACGCTTCCTTTCGCACTGCTCCTCTCATGTACACATAAATCAACACATTAGACAGACCCTGGCCAAATTCAAAAGTGAAGCCCCAATATGGGCTTTGCAaccttgtgaaaaaaaaaaaaaaagttgcagtaGAGTATTAAAAGCATCTGTGGAAATAGGTAATACAGCATGTTTCCTGCCAAAAGCAGTATTGAACTTACCTTCAGAGGTAAAAGAGTCGATTATATCACGATAATGGTCGTTTCCTCCTTCATCAGAACAGTTTTACAAAACCAACAAATAGGTTAGCCAGCAGCGCCATGTTAACAGACGGATTTACggcattaaatacatttatcgTTCTTTGTTACACAGGCTACGCCAAGTAATAAACTACACAAAAACGGGCTGAGATTCTGCAATATCTGTTGTCAAACGGGAGAGgctaacaaaacaacatccgattaccttcaaaataaaagactcaaGTAAGTCAAACTATGAGAGCAACCGCCAGGATCTCGCgataaaatactatttttgatcattttctgtgcAGCTTAATATTAAGGTCAACGGTTTTTACAATCCAGTAAGgagttagtaaaaaaaaatctgaacgtGTCCGTCTTTTGTTTTGCAATCCAGACGCTCTTGTAGGTAGCTTGATGACACTGTTTTCCACATGATGAGAAAAGTGGCATGTCATTCGATCATGCGTGGACTcaaaattcttgttttaaaaaaagaaaataaataaactgtcaGAAGAAGAACTAAATCTCGACTTTTGTCAGTGTGCCCTCAACTAACTCCTCTAGTTTGACTACATgccaagcaaaacaaaaacagttttttacgGGAGCACAGCGCTCATTGGTCAATGAGACAACTACAACAACCAATCATACAATAGTGCACGTACAGTTGGCATAAAGTAGAGCTCCCCACCTTCAAGACTCAGAATTTTATAACAAATTCAAGCATAAACGCCTTTGAACTGGAttgtacggaagaggattagggccatcgaaaaaaaaaaaattctgtaaagtcagaattctgagattaaagtcagaattctgagattaaagtcagaattctgagtttaaagtcagaattctgagattaaagtcagaattctgagtttaaagtcagaattctgagattaaagtcagaattcagaattctgagtttattctcagaattctgactttacagaatttttttttttttccgatggccctaatcctcttccgtaggaTTGACTTTATAATTTgtcatgaaataaataatacacTTTATTCTTCAAATATCTTGTTTTTTACTTAAAGTATTGAGTTACTCTAAGCATAttgaattgttttattaataaatgtgttat
Above is a window of Xiphophorus hellerii strain 12219 chromosome 18, Xiphophorus_hellerii-4.1, whole genome shotgun sequence DNA encoding:
- the LOC116707712 gene encoding CLOCK-interacting pacemaker; translated protein: MPKEQLCFRENGPCAPSSKNAKDKSNSNTLLAIRDLKHAVDSNRRGSSCSSEKDSGYSDGSDWQQTDIEVQRSTKSQLRLVEHAEAPQTGQSKVHGGRNTGNPAVMSTKLVHQPIYIIKPATTLKRSQLHVNNSMRISNHVVSPHMISPDQSNFVPASIHLIKPFKSQNSRVTGNKINNTYLPILKSYPRIAPHPIKKPPDKSLSNQESQYLSKRMCTERKTEDNSVTTGPSEEHHHNQPTVSNSVLLSTLSSRNSLSSSTFTIYSTNPGSPSVSSLHTASSDHSDGGSQRKINSSPHHRRFLNTVELLRQSGLLDITLRTKELLRQSNSTEQEISQLRQHTELLCQAVSNPAHCLNGVTAWEHVCQAMTESGSYPILNMTFKSRKPLHPDPISQPQSISLGNIKILQAAEGSCLSNSSSEQSQVNQDEKVEIRERSPGIVTMVSPDSSTG